The following DNA comes from Cryptococcus deuterogattii R265 chromosome 2, complete sequence.
GAATAGTGATAAGCCACGTGGCAAGTCATCAACGAATTCTTTGTCTCCCACTCTTTGCTGCCGGTCTTTTGGTCTATCCAGACAGAACATCTATACTCTCACAACCGCTCAAAATGGTCGCCGCTGTCGCCCCCGAGAACCTCAAAGAGTGGCATACACCCTCTACAAGACCCGATGTCATCCACGAGTTGATCCATGGTGTTGGTGAGTATTGAAGCGATTTCATCAATGAGAGAATGGGTGAAAAGCACTTTGCTAATGGAATGAATTGATTATATAAGACCGATACAACCCATCGAACTTGCCTTTCATGGAGGACTACCTTGCCTCAgagttgaaggaaggacagTACGACTTATTCGCCAATCTCGCTATCCTTAAATTGTTCGTCTGTGGCACCATTAGTTTCAAAGTGGAAACCTGTCGCCTTGCCGCTAGGATGAGGTTTACTATGTGTGTAGGTAACTGACAGACAATTTAGGTACCAATTCAACCCTCAACATAGCAACCCAGATgttatcatcaacatcctcatcaaggCTCTTTCAGCTACTGTGTCTGGACCCGATTTTAACTTGTGCTTGGAAATGCTCAGGGAGCCTTCTGTGTGTGCTTTTCTTCCTATAGAAGACGAAGTGGTATTGACAAATGCCTGAAGGCTATCCTTCACGATATTGAGTCGGCCGACGAGGCGCTTGTAATCGTCATGCCTTACTTGCAAAAGCTCCATGAACTCAGCCGGACATGCCAATTTACAAAGTTTTGGCAAGAGATCAACTCTGATTCTGAGGCCGCTAAAAGTACGTGCTGAAACTTACTTTTCTGAAAGTGGCGTTGACGAGGCGTTGGATAGTTCTCCGAACACGCTACCTTTCACAACACGCCTCTCCCCTCGACGATTTCcgcttcatcttttccgcCTCTATCGCCTCATGCTTCCGTAGGATATCCCTTTCTCAACTCTCCCGATGGCTCGATCTTTCTTCCGACAAGGTAGCCGAGTGGTGCAGCAAGATTGAGTGGAGAGTGGAGGGGCAGGATGCGGTCATCCCCAACAACGGGCAGAATGACGTAAAAGCCGGCGTTGTCAAGGAGAATGTTCAGCTTGGTCGTGAGTATTCTGGCCttgaaagggagagattCATGCTAACGAGGATTAGAATTGACAAAATTGGTGGCTGCGGCGGGTTATTAGATGGTTTCGATGGCGCTCAATGTATCTGGGCCATGCATGCATTGACGATGTACTTTGGTCGCGGTTGAAAATGACCATGCTACGAATCTGTTTGTGACAGATCATCGTGATTATGAACAAACTCACATCGGAGCAGACGTATCGATCTAACCTGTGTGTATTCGCGCTGATTAGAGCGCTCAGTTTGAAGTTGCAACGGAGCGTATTCGGACTTTCCTTGCATCGGCATATATCTGCTTGAGATCTCTACTCTTTATTACTGTATCATTTTTAAGACTAATACTTCAAGACGTTTCTAAT
Coding sequences within:
- a CDS encoding eukaryotic translation initiation factor 3 subunit K, which translates into the protein MVAAVAPENLKEWHTPSTRPDVIHELIHGVDRYNPSNLPFMEDYLASELKEGQYDLFANLAILKLYQFNPQHSNPDVIINILIKALSATVSGPDFNLCLEMLREPSAILHDIESADEALVIVMPYLQKLHELSRTCQFTKFWQEINSDSEAAKILRTRYLSQHASPLDDFRFIFSASIASCFRRISLSQLSRWLDLSSDKVAEWCSKIEWRVEGQDAVIPNNGQNDVKAGVVKENVQLGQLTKLVAAAGY